In Montipora capricornis isolate CH-2021 chromosome 4, ASM3666992v2, whole genome shotgun sequence, a single genomic region encodes these proteins:
- the LOC138047227 gene encoding uncharacterized protein, with amino-acid sequence MEMAVPVGNGRYCKLFSGASQPKRLLIDDISEPGLLTEEYIQGIVARVFPIKESPRYGKLCKVVLSEDLEDAPMSKQLAAVINVFLLGELANEGSKICQGDRVVLSHVIAECSPTDEHHFQLVAWREKSPVSIWVISKNGKVMANKVDSITMLPVSLDSEENLKACDTCLDNNVEEENDIFESHDNNDFYDEHIVCTRKLKGGGKQRGKFQLGPRGVTPSHADRTVNNLVLLKETDTDKIKNGSNAPAAETGVERVSVTSERPVTNGIGSIEVETSTQAMSLLRTPTRDGKGQSLSLRIQNASPTPEHPSNVQCAHIELTPSGVTTRVWNDQSSFHPSQETDSCQVSAVERDSPHVLSPARQGPSHSPVVERQVGENNEQMPGGNLPRQLSEDSTLPIDDQDQLPSPASNKALSTCSCQSQLSVLKGASPLIRTQEADLTPKSSISSLIPKDYTPAASLLSCEKVSLGGVKRSPSEQHAHDPKRGRKSVSPEPGPLCQAPSSDCGGSSLALPVTKTSQPSAGYSVPPGYTTLANLQPDTTINIYGVVKLLKPAWKCRGTDMCSVLVLMDPTVAESGGLECVSFQPSVSRLPNVQKVGDIVRLHRIKITQYQGRLQAKSSRGFAAVVFDREVDLPVTAEMARVSSSTFTLTQSDKDTVESLKRWCESHPLLFPPPNFLTVSQISPDSYFDLVCQVLGMALHHTIDCVVLFVTDGTQPRHDIRKCEGDDYSIVEPLSNHAVEDRDVVSVFLYGSHAEVARLLAKKGEYLILHNVHSQVLKPGGPVCSVLDVVRPFLEFCVHRGTAFGRGLTVLSTDSPEVKQLKRNQGGNGHL; translated from the exons TCAGGAGCTTCACAGCCAAAGCGATTGCTTATTGATGACATCAGTGAGCCTGGATTGCTGACAGAAGAGTATATTCAAG GTATTGTTGCAAGAGTCTTCCCCATAAAAGAGTCACCAAGATATGGCAAACTTTGCAAAGTTGTGTTAAGTGAGGACTTGGAAGATGCACCAATGTCTAAACAATTAGCTGCCGTCATCAATGTTTTCCTGTTGGGTGAATTGGCAAATGAAGGTAGTAAAATCTGCCAAGGTGATCGAGTCGTCTTGTCACATGTTATTGCAGAGTGTTCACCTACAGATGAACATCATTTTCAGCTTGTTGCTTGGAGGGAGAAATCTCCTGTATCCATTTGGGTTATCAGTAAAAATGGAAAGGTCATGGCTAACAAGGTGGATAGCATCACAATGTTGCCTGTGTCATTAGATTCTGAGGAAAATCTCAAAGCTTGTGATACTTGCCTTGACAATAATGTTGAagaagaaaatgacatttttgaaTCACATGATAACAATGACTTCTATGATGAACACATTGTCTGCACTCGAAAACTGAAGGGTGGTGGCAAGCAAAGGGGAAAATTTCAACTTGGACCAAGAGGAGTGACTCCATCTCATGCCGACAGAACTGTTAATAACTTGGTCTTGTTAAAGGAGACTGACACTGACAAAATCAAAAATGGTAGCAATGCACCAGCTGCAGAAACAGGTGTGGAGAGAGTAAGTGTGACTTCTGAAAGGCCTGTCACGAATGGCATTGGAAGCATAGAAGTTGAAACGAGCACACAGGCAATGTCTTTGTTGCGAACACCTACTCGTGATGGCAAAGGACAATCTCTAAGTCTCCGTATTCAAAATGCAAGTCCAACACCTGAACATCCATCAAATGTACAATGCGCCCATATTGAACTTACTCCATCTGGAGTTACGACAAGGGTCTGGAATGACCAGAGCAGTTTCCACCCTAGTCAAGAGACAGATTCTTGTCAGGTTAGTGCAGTGGAAAGGGATTCGCCTCATGTGCTGTCTCCAGCAAGGCAAGGTCCCAGTCATTCACCTGTAGTGGAAAGACAGGTTGGAGAAAACAATGAGCAGATGCCAG GTGGCAATCTCCCCAGACAGCTCAGTGAAGACAGTACTTTGCCAATAGATGACCAAGACCAATTGCCGTCTCCGGCTTCAAACAAGGCACTATCAACTTGTTCCTGCCAAAGTCAACTAAGTGTTTTGAAAGG gGCTAGTCCACTCATTAGGACGCAAGAGGCAGACTTAACCCCAAAATCCAGTATAAGTAGCTTGATACCCAAGGACTACACGCCGGCAGCAAGTCTCTTGTCTTGCGAAAAAG tctCTTTAGGTGGTGTAAAAAGGTCTCCTTCCGAACAACATGCTCATGATCCAAAACGAGGGCGCAAATCTGTGAGCCCTGAACCAGGTCCCCTCTGCCAGGCCCCGTCTTCTGACTGCGGGGGAAGTAGCCTTGCTCTTCCCGTCACCAAGACGTCGCAGCCATCGGCAGGTTACTCTGTTCCCCCTGGCTATACCACTTTAGCGAATCTGCAACCAGATACAACAATTAACATTTACGGAGTAGTGAAGCTGTTGAAACCGGCCTGGAAATGTCGCGGCACTGATATGTGTTCAGTGTTGGTGTTGATGGATCCCACTGTGGCTGAATCGGGTGGGCTCGAGTGCGTCTCGTTCCAACCGAGCGTGTCCCGATTGCCTAATGTCCAGAAGGTCGGAGACATTGTACGGCTTCACCGTATCAAGATAACTCAGTACCAGGGAAGACTACAAGCCAAATCTTCACGTGGTTTTGCAGCGGTCGTGTTTGACCGAGAGGTGGATCTACCAGTAACCGCTGAAATGGCAAGAGTATCAAGCTCTACTTTCACTTTAACTCAAAGTGATAAAGACACCGTGGAGAGCTTAAAACGTTGGTGTGAAAGCCACCCTCTTCTCTTTCCTCCTCCCAACTTTTTAACCGTGTCCCAGATATCCCCAGATTCTTACTTCGATTTGGTATGCCAGGTTCTGGGTATGGCGTTGCATCATACGATTGATTGCGTTGTCCTGTTTGTGACGGATGGTACTCAACCGAGGCATGACATTCGAAAATGTGAGGGTGATGACTATAGCATTGTGGAACCTCTCAGCAACCACGCAGTGGAAGACAGGGACGTGGTTTCTGTGTTTTTGTATGGATCTCACGCAGAGGTTGCCCGACTTCTGGCGAAGAAAGGAGAATACCTTATCTTGCATAATGTGCACTCTCAGGTACTGAAGCCTGGTGGGCCTGTTTGCAGCGTCCTTGATGTCGTGAGACCGTTCTTGGAGTTTTGTGTGCATAGGGGTACTGCTTTTGGACGTGGGTTGACTGTGCTGTCTACCGATTCACCGGAAGTGAAGCAGTTGAAGAGAAACCAAGGCGGAAACGGTCATCTCTAA